Within the Streptomyces sp. NBC_00554 genome, the region CTACGTGGACAGCGCCGACGTCGACGACGAGGTGACGGTCGGTTCATGGGACGCCGACCGGCCCCTCAAGGACGGTCTCGCCACCTGGAACCTCGATTCTCCCTCCGCCGGGTGGACCGCGACCCGGTCTCTCCAACCGCTCACCGCCAAGACCACCTACGCCTTCTACGGCTGGACCAAGGACAACTCGTCCTCGTCGAGCAGCGTCTCCTTCACTCTGACCGACCGGGACCGGCTCACCCCGGGAACGGTCCGCTACGAAGACGGCTCCGGCGACGGCGACGAATCCGCGGTCACCGTCCCCTTGGCGGAGTTCAAAGCCAGGGCTTGCGAGGACAGTTGACGCCGACATCGTTCTGGACGGGCAAGCGGGTACGTCTGCGCGGTATCGAGCCCGACGACTGGACCGCGTTCATGCGCTTCGCCGTGGACGAGGAGCGGTTGGGAGACCTGCTGCAACCACCTCGCTCCGCCGAGGGCTTCCGTACCTGGGCGACGGAGCAGGCCACTTCCAAGTCCGACGGCGAATGCTTCAGGTTGGCTGTCGAAGCCGTCGAGACGGGGGAAATAGTCGGCACCGTCGGCTCGCATCACGCTGATCCACGTGCGGGCTGGTTCGAGTACGGGGTCACGATGGGCGCTGATCATCGGCGCAAGGGCTACGCGGCAGAAGCTGTGGTGACGCTGCTGCGTTTCATGTTCGCCGAGCGGCGCTATCACAAGTGCCTGGCGCGGGTCTTCGCACACAACGAGGCATCGTTGGCCCTTCATCGTCGGCTCGGTTTCGTCGAGGAGGGGCGCCTCCGTGATCACGTCTTCTTCGCTGGTCGTTACCACGATGTCGTCATGCTGGGCATGCTCGCTGACGAGTTCACGCGGCTGCACTCGATGAGTGGGCAGCTGGATTCCGCGTCGAACGCAACTCGTATTTGACAGGTCCTGTCTCGTGGGCGGTGTCTACCGGTGCGTGCGGCGTCATCGACATCGCACGCATTCTGCATGACCGCCTGGGTGAGCGCGCCGCGAAGGCCCCGACCCGTGAACTGCCCGTGTGGCTCGTACGCGCACTGGGCCTCGTGAACCCGGAACTGCGACTGCTCAAGCACCAGCTCGGCCGGGATCTCGACGCCACAAGCGCCAAAGCGGAGAAGCTTCTCGGGTGGCGAGCGCGTCCCATCGAGGACACCATCGCGGAAACCGCCGAGAGCCTCCTCGCCCACGGCATCGGGACAGGCCCTAAGGTCCGAAGCTACATAAAACCGAGGATCGAAAACCGGCACTGAGATTCAGCGCCGGGTTCTCGACCGGCCTCAGGAGCCACCACCGAGATGATCTCTCTCCGCGAAGTGCGTGACAGCGACCTGTCCACCTTTTGGGAGCACCTGTCCGACCCCTCGGCGCAGCAACTTGCCGCGTTCACAGGGAAGTACCACTACGACCGGGGGCTCTTCGACAGCCATTGGGCGAAGATCCGTTCCAACCCCGAGAACCTGATACGAACCGTAGTTGCCGACGACGAGGTGGTCGGCCACGTCTCGGTGTACGGGCCGCCGGACGAACGCGAGGTCACGTACTGGATCGACCGGGCGCACTGGGGACGCGGAATCGCCACGGCGGCGCTCACGGCGTTGCTCGAACTCGTCAGCACCCGGCCGCTGTACGCCCGCGCGGCAGCCGACAACGCGGGCTCGATCCGCGTACTGGAAAAGTGCGGCTTCGTCCTCACCGGGCACGACAAAGGCTTTGCCCAGGCTCGCGACGGTGAGATCGACGAAGTTCTACTCACCCTGAACTGAAGCCAAGGCCGTTGCCCCGGCCCGGTCAGCCGTCCGTCAGGTCCACCCGTACCGTCAGCAGGTTCGTCCCGAGCGCGGCCACCGCGACGCTGTTGAGCCGTGGCAGGGACCTGAGCCGTTCGCGGGCGTCGTCCTGGGTCAGCAGGTGGGCCGTGCCGTGGTGCCAACGTCCCTTTACGCGGACCCGGACGCTCGGGTCGGCCTTGATGTTCCGCACGTACTGCGACTTGTCGCCGTACTCGGACACGATCCAGAACTCCGTCCCGACGCGGCGTCCGCCGACCGGGGTTCGGCGGGGCAGCCCCGACTTCCGCCCTGTGGTCTCCAGGAGCGTCTGGAACGGCAGCAGTTTCGTGACCGGGTTGCCGATCCGCCGCTGGAACGACGTGACCAGCCGGAACTTGAGATCGTGATCGCGGGGCATGTGGGGGCGCTTTCGTTGGGGCCCGGGGGCGGGGCGGTTCAGGACTGGTTCTTCTTGAGCGCCCGGAGAAGGGCGCCGAAGATGTCGGGGTGGGTCGAGAGTATGGCTCGGGTGGGGTCGCTGCTTTCGGTGAGATGGATCGTTTTTTCGGTGGCGGCGACGTGGAGGCACGCGTCGCCCTCCTGGCAGTAGGACGAGGTCTGCCAGTCATGCGTGGACATGGGGCTCCTTCACAGGTCTTGGGCGATGGCGTGGATCAGGTCCCGGGACTTCTCAGGGCTGAGAGCAGTGGCCTCCACTACGTCGAGCAGGTTCCGGTACTTCTCCAAGAGTGCTTCGGCGTCCAGGAGTACGGGACCGTGGAACTGGTCGAGTTGAGCGGTGTCGAGCTGTGGGACAGGGCCGTGCAGGTAGTTGATGGACTGGCCTGACCCAGGGAAGGCCCCGACGTCGAATGCGAGTACGCGCACGGTGATGTGCTCCTGCTCGCTCATGTCGAGCAGGTGCTGAAGCTGGGCGCGTGCTACGTCCCGGCCGCCGACGCGCATGCGCAGGGCTGCTTCATGGATCACGGTGCGGTAGGGGATCGGATCGGCCCGGTAGATGACGTCTTGCCTCTTGATGCGATGCGAGACGCGGTGTTCGACCTCGGGAGGTGTGGGGGCGGGGATCACGTGGCGGAAGATCTCGCGGGCGTGGTCATGGGTCTGAAGCAATCCCGAGACGTGGGTTGTGTACGCGGTGCGCACGGCGGTGGCGTGGTGCTCCAGTTCGGCGAGGTCGAGCAGGCCCGATGGCAGGACCTCCCGGTACGACTCCCACCAGCCACGCGTCTTGTCGGTCGCGATGTCGACCAGGGCTTCGACGAAAGCCTGGTCCGAGCAGGTGTACGTGTTGGCCATCGCCCTGAGACGGTCGGGGCTGACCCCGAATCGGGCCGACTCGATGTTGCTGAGTTGCCCCTGACTGACCCCGAGTGTGCGGGCTGCCTCAGTTGCCGTCATGCCCGCTCGCTCGCGCATCTTGCGCAGCTCAACGGCAAGCCGGATGCGGCGGGCCGACGCCGAGGGCTTGGGGGGCATGTGAACTCCTCTGGCTCTACGCCGAGTTGGGATGTCACTCACACGAGGGAAGTCTCTCGAAGTTTTCTCGGATTCGCCAAAAGTTATTTGTGCGTGCCCTACCTTCGTTCCCAGGCGCCCCGCCCGGGAGTACCCCGCTCGACGGAGCGGCATCGTCACTGGGCTCCGCAGACCAACGACCCCAACTCCCTCTCGTGATCGGAAACTTCCATGGCAACCGTATCCCCGCCCTGGTCCTACACCCTGCAACTTCCGCACGATCCGCGGGCTCCGGGCATCGCCCGGGGAACCCTCAGGCTGATTCTGGCCGCCCATGAGATGTCCGAACTCGCCCCCACGGCAGAGCTGTTGGCGACGGAGCTGCTCACGAACTCGCACCGTCACACCAGTGGCCCGTACGCCCTGCGGGTCCTGTCGACCGAGTCGGACCGGCTGCGGGTCGCCGTATGGGACTCCGACCCGAGAGTCCCGCCCGGCTTCAGCGACGTACCCCCGCAGGCCGCGGAAACCGCCGAGCACGGCCGAGGCCTGCACCTCGTACGGGCCTGCGCCGACACGTGGGGCGCGTCCGTGCTGCGCGAACTGGGCGCGTCGAAGGGCGGCAAGCTGCTGTGGGCCGAATGCGGCGCGGGGTGACGGTCTGGTGTCACCCCGCCTTCGCCGGGTCGATCCCGTGCAGGGTGGCGGCGGCCACGGCCTGCTGCACGGCGCAGGCTTCCTGCTCGTCCGCCGGGGCGGCCCACAGCGGTATGAGGCGTGACGCGGAGGACGAGGAGTCCATACGCAGGTAGTGACAGACGTCGTTGATACGCAGGGCGACGAGGTACAGGTCATCGCTCTCGGCCTTCCCGGAGACCTTGCTTACGGTGTTCCCGGCGCCGACCATCCCCCTCTCCTTCAGGAAGTCCGTGGCGCCCTGCGGGGTGTGGGGATATCCCGAGGTCGTCATTGCCCGGTACGCGTTCGTGCCGGTGGGCTGCCGTGAGAGCAGTACGCCCATCTGCGCCGCGAGGCTGCCGGGCGTGCCGTCGGCGCGCGTGGCCGGGCAGGTCGTGGCGGACTGTTCCACGCTGTGTGCGCCGAGACTGAAGGTGTAGCGGTAGCAGCGGACGGGGTAGGCGTCGGCGGCGACGGTCTCCTTGCCGGGCGGCACAAGCCCCAGCATCACCGTCGCCGTGTGCACGCTGAGGCTGCCGGGCTCACCCTTCGCCGTGCCGGAGCTCAGCACCGCTCCGCCGTGCGCCTCGACCTGAGCGACGATCGTGCCCTCGGTGAACTGGCCCCCGTAGGTCCCACCCCCCGAGTAAAAACCGGCGTTCAGGTCCTGGCGGAGGGCCTCGGCGACATCGGCGGCCTGTCCGTCGACGGCGGACGTGTCCGGAGCGTCGCCCCTTTGGTAGAGCAAGGTGCCGCCCACTCCCGCGGCCCCGGCGACGAGCGCTGTCACCGCGAACAGCAGAGCCTGCAACGCAGCGCCGCGCTTCCGCACCGCCCCGGAACCGGGCGGCCGGTCCTGCTGAGCCTCCACAACGTCCGTCGCCATGTCTTCCCCCTGCCGGTTGGCCGCCTCAACTCGCGTGCTGCCGCCGAATACTGCCAGTTGCCGGTGCCACCCAATTTCTTTTTACTGATCGTTTCAGAATGCTTTTCGGAGCCGCCCAAGGCAGCTCATGCACGGCGGCGGTACTTGTCCACAGGCCTTCCGGAAGCTGATCAACTGGGCGTAATCTCCGTGCCACACAAGATCTTCACGCCACGGTCAGGGGGAGGCCGCATGCAGCGCAGTTCCACGCCGCTCGCAAGGACTTTGGGGGCGACGGCCCTGTTGTCGACAGCCGTCGCATGGGGCGCGGCCGCCTTCCGGTACGACCTGCACGGCCCCCGCTGGGACGTTCTCGTGCCGCTGGTCCTGGCGGCGGTGTCCGTCGTGGGCTGGCTGCTGGCCTCTCGGTCGGCACCACCCGCGAAGTTGCTGCCGACGACCGCTCCTCCCCGGGCGACGATCCCCGGCAAGCTGGGAGTGCTGCGCCGTGACTGGGGGCTCATCGCGACGGCCTACCTCATCGTCTGGACACCGTACGTGGCGGCCAACAGCGCCTACGACGGCCGGGGTTCAAAGCTCGGCGCCGTGTACTGCCTGCTCACCTTCGTCCTCGGCGCCGTGCTGTCCGTGGTCAATCTCATCCTGGTTCAGGGCAACCTCGGCCGTATGCAGCACATGCTCAAGAAGGACGCCGCCGCGGGCGGTGTCCACGCGGTTCGCGTCCGGTTCGATACCCCGGTCCTTGAGACGTACCGGTACCCGACAGGGCAGGGTGTCGGCAAGATCGCCGCCGCCACCACCTACGGCGTCGATCTGGTGGACGAGGGTGCCACCGACACACAACGGACCGTCCGGCTCCAGGCCATGACGGGGGCCGGCCACAGCGACACCGTCGGCAACAAGCACCTCGTCCATGCCGCCGCCCGACTCGTGGGCCACGACGGCTGGTTGTGCTGGCCGACCCGGTGGCGGGACATCGCGGGCACGAACAAGGAGCGCACGGTCTCGGCAGCCTTCGTCTCCGACTCCGGTCACGTGGTCTGGGGCATGACGCAGGAGGACGACCACTCGTACTACCTGCGCGCCGGTGCCGCACCCGTGTGCGAGACGGACCCCTCGGTCGCCGTCGCACCGCTTGCCCGTCCGTCCCGGTACCTCCCGAACGAGCACGCCTACCACCTGCGCATCGCGGCGGTCGGCGCCCTCCTCGCCGTACCGTTCCTGCTGGATGTCGTCCCGTACTGGGCCGCCCTGCTGCTGGGCGTGCTCTCGGGGGCCGTGGGGCTCCTCGCGGGAGGGACGATGGACAGCGTCAGCATGGACAAGGAAGGGTGGACCGTGCGCGAGAAGTCCCATCCGTCGCTGCGGTGAGCATGACGGCTCCCGACTGCTATGCGTGCGCCAAGGAAGCGCGGTTCGACGAGCTTCCGCCCCGCGAGTGCGTCGTGTTCGACCAGCACTGGCGGGTGGCCCATGTCTTCGACACCGCGTTGCCCGGCTGGCTGGTGCTGCTGCCCCGACGCCACGTCACGGCCGTCCATGACCTCACCGATGCCGAGGCAGCCGCTCTGGGAACCTGGCAGGTCAAGCTCTCCCGGGCCCTCCGCGGGGTGACCGGCTGCGTCAAGACCTACGTCGTGCAGTTCGCAGAAACCGAAGGCTTCGCCCACGTGCACTTCCACATCGTGCCGCGTATGGCGAATCTGCCGGAAGCCCAACGAGGGCCGGGGGTCTTCGAGTTGCTTGGGGGCCCAGAGCACGAGCGAGTCACAGCTGACCAGGCAGACCACGTGGCCCATGCTCTTCGCGCTCAGCTTCTTCGCCTCGGCGGCGCCACTCCCCAGTCGCCTTGACAGTGCGTCGGGACGCGGGGTCATGCTGGAGGGGTGACCGAACCAGCCAGGCGGGTGTTGCTGGCGGCCGTCGCGGGGGCCGCGGCCGCGATCGCGGGCTGTACCAGCGGTGGCAAGGAGCCCACGCCGACAGGGAGTTCGCCGGTTACGCGGGCTCCGAGCAGTGGCAACACCCCATCCCCCTCCCCGCCCGACCCCCTCCCCTCCGCGTCTCCCTGGCCCTTCGTCCGTACCGAGGTCGAACCCCAGGTCAAAGGGGCGGCCGTACGACTTCTGGAGGCACTCGGCACCTGGCCGCGCGGGCAGCAGGGGGCCGCCGCCGCGACGGAGCGGGCCGCAGCGCAGGACGTGCCCGCCGGTTCCGTCCCGCACCTTGTCACGCAGGCGGGGCCCCTGCTCGACGCCGGGCCCGAGGCCACCACCCGTGTGATCGCCGCCCAGTACGGAGGGCTGCTGAGCGCGCGGGCCAGTGTCCTGGTCGCGCTCCGGCAGTGGGGGAGGGCGGCGGACGGGAAGGTAGAGGACGGCGGGGTCACCGTCGACGTACGGCTGACCCGGGCGGCCTCCGGGTGGGAGGTCAGCGAGCTGTACCCGTCCCGTGCCGCGAAGCCGCTCGCCCGGCCCGGCACGCTGATCGAGCAGGTCGTCGCGCACGACCGGATCCGGCTGCCGCCCGCCGCCGAGGCCGACATCCGGGCCGGGCAGCTGCGTCCCAAGCCGCTGCGGGCGCTGCTGACGCTGGCGGAGACGTACGAGATCGACGTGAGCGTCGTCCATACCGGGCACCCGCGCAACGTCTTCGGTACGGACCGGCTCAGCGACCACACCCGTATGCGCGCCTTCGACGTGTGGGCCGTCGACGGGCACGCGGTGATCGACCCCGCGACCTCCGACGCGCTCGTCGACGGTTTCATGCGGGCGGCGGCGAAGGCGGGGGCGTACAACGTGGGCGGGCCGCGGCAGCTCGGGCTTCCGGGGTTCTTCTCTGACCGGGTGCATCGGGATCATCTGCACGTTGCCTTCGACAGTGACGTGTAGGGGTGCTTCGGTCGTTCGCTGACTGCGGGTCGGTTGTGGTTGCTCGCGCAGTTCCCCGCGCCCCTAACGGGGCACTCCTTATAGGGCGTTGTAAGGCTCGCCGCTTGTTCGCCACACGTCGGCCAGGATCTCGCGGGCCTCGCTGCCCGCCGGCTCCAGGAAGTACGGCACGTGTCGCGTCCCGATCGCCACCGGCAGCAGCCGGGCCGCCATCGCCTTCGCTCCCCAGAACACCAGCTCAAGGACCACGCCCTGCTGGACCTCGCGGGAGAAGGTCATGTCGAAGATGAAGTTGCCCAGTGAGTGGGCGACGAGTGCGCCCTTGTACAGCTCCATGCCCTGCACCCAGTGCGGATGCGAGGCGATGACCGCGTCGGCGCCCGCGTCGACGAGCCGGCGGGCCACCGTGTGCTGGGCCGCGACCGGGCGGTGCGTGTACTGCTCGCCCCAGTGCGGGCAGACGACCACCACGTCGGCGCGGGCGCGCAGGGCGCGGACCGAGGTTTCCAGCGCGGCCAGGTCGGAGGCGGAGAGGGGGCCGGTGCGGGGCGGCATCCGCAGCCGTACCGCGCCCGCGCTCGTGGGGCCCGCCGCCGGGGTCTCGCCGATCGCGTTGAAGGCGAGGATTCCGAAACGTACGGCTCCCACGCGCACGATGGCCGGTTCGCGGGCGGCGGTCAGGTTCTCGCCCGCGCCTACGGTCGTGAACCCGGCGGACCGGGCGCTGCTCACCGTGCGTCGCAGGGCCTCCGCGCCGAAGTCGCCGAGGTGGTTGTTGGCCAAGGTCAGGACGTCGAAACCGGCCTCGCGTAGGCCGGAGAGGGAGGCCGGGTCGGCGGCGAAGGAGTCGCCGCCCTGGGTGGCAGGCCCCGCCCGGGACAGGGCGCACTCCAGGTTCCCCACGGTCAGGTCGGCCGCTGCGAGGCGGCGCGCGGTCCGGGAGAAGGGGAGCGCCGGGTCGCCGGACGCGGCGATCTCGATGCCGACCCGCCGGCCCAGCATGATGTCGCCGGTCCAGAGAGTCGTGGCGACCGCGCCCGGACCGGCCTCGGCGTCGACCGTCACGGGGTAGCCGCGGGGGTCCGTCACGGGGTCGCGGCCGTCGACGGGCAGCGCCGCTACGCCGGGGCCGAGTGCGTCCGCCCGTACTACGGCCACCGTGTCGGGGTCGCGCTGTACGGCCAGTACCGCGTCCGTGTCGGAGGGCGCGGAGGCGCCGGAGTCCTCCGCGTGCGGTCCGCGGACCACCCGCGCGACCCCGCCCGTGCCGCCGAGTTGCTGCCAGGTCAGCTGTCGGCCGGACCGTACGTGGCCCAGGAGCGCCGGGTCGGCGGACAGGCCTGCGGCCCGTGTCGGATGGACGGCAAGGACGAGCGGGAGCCGGGGAGGGGCAGAAGGGGACGGTACGGGCGAGGGCCTACTCGGCTGTGGTCGACGGTCCGGGGAACCGTCGGCGCATCCGGTCATCGCCGCAGCGGCCCCCCATGCCAGTACCTCCCGCCGTGACCGCATTCCCACGGAGCACCTCCTCACATGGCCAAGGTAGCCCTGGCGGCCTTCAGCCGTGGGTCCGCTTGAGGGGCGCGGAGGAAGGTACCGAAGGTGGCCGGGTCGGTCGAGAGTGGACGTGTGGGTGCGGCAGCGTCGGATTCGGCGTTCTGTTCAAGTTGCTTGCCGTCCTGGCTACTTGGGGACACATAGAGTCGGGTTGGAGCTCAACGAGCGGTGTCCGTTCGTCCGTCGGCAGCGCGGGCGAGGTCGAACTGGGACGCCGTGAAGTCCTGGTGACGCCACAGTCGGCTTCCCCTGCCGTGCTCGGACATGGAGGAGATCGTGAACCCGCAGACGTTCAAGGGCTTCAATGCCAAGGCCACGTTGTACGACGACCGGATCGAGATCGAGTGGGACCTGCTTGCCAGGATCGGCGGCGTCAAGGGGTCCGTCGTC harbors:
- a CDS encoding GNAT family N-acetyltransferase translates to MTPTSFWTGKRVRLRGIEPDDWTAFMRFAVDEERLGDLLQPPRSAEGFRTWATEQATSKSDGECFRLAVEAVETGEIVGTVGSHHADPRAGWFEYGVTMGADHRRKGYAAEAVVTLLRFMFAERRYHKCLARVFAHNEASLALHRRLGFVEEGRLRDHVFFAGRYHDVVMLGMLADEFTRLHSMSGQLDSASNATRI
- a CDS encoding GNAT family N-acetyltransferase, which produces MISLREVRDSDLSTFWEHLSDPSAQQLAAFTGKYHYDRGLFDSHWAKIRSNPENLIRTVVADDEVVGHVSVYGPPDEREVTYWIDRAHWGRGIATAALTALLELVSTRPLYARAAADNAGSIRVLEKCGFVLTGHDKGFAQARDGEIDEVLLTLN
- a CDS encoding nitroreductase/quinone reductase family protein encodes the protein MPRDHDLKFRLVTSFQRRIGNPVTKLLPFQTLLETTGRKSGLPRRTPVGGRRVGTEFWIVSEYGDKSQYVRNIKADPSVRVRVKGRWHHGTAHLLTQDDARERLRSLPRLNSVAVAALGTNLLTVRVDLTDG
- a CDS encoding DUF397 domain-containing protein, whose product is MSTHDWQTSSYCQEGDACLHVAATEKTIHLTESSDPTRAILSTHPDIFGALLRALKKNQS
- a CDS encoding helix-turn-helix transcriptional regulator, which produces MPPKPSASARRIRLAVELRKMRERAGMTATEAARTLGVSQGQLSNIESARFGVSPDRLRAMANTYTCSDQAFVEALVDIATDKTRGWWESYREVLPSGLLDLAELEHHATAVRTAYTTHVSGLLQTHDHAREIFRHVIPAPTPPEVEHRVSHRIKRQDVIYRADPIPYRTVIHEAALRMRVGGRDVARAQLQHLLDMSEQEHITVRVLAFDVGAFPGSGQSINYLHGPVPQLDTAQLDQFHGPVLLDAEALLEKYRNLLDVVEATALSPEKSRDLIHAIAQDL
- a CDS encoding ATP-binding protein → MATVSPPWSYTLQLPHDPRAPGIARGTLRLILAAHEMSELAPTAELLATELLTNSHRHTSGPYALRVLSTESDRLRVAVWDSDPRVPPGFSDVPPQAAETAEHGRGLHLVRACADTWGASVLRELGASKGGKLLWAECGAG
- a CDS encoding HIT family protein, which gives rise to MTAPDCYACAKEARFDELPPRECVVFDQHWRVAHVFDTALPGWLVLLPRRHVTAVHDLTDAEAAALGTWQVKLSRALRGVTGCVKTYVVQFAETEGFAHVHFHIVPRMANLPEAQRGPGVFELLGGPEHERVTADQADHVAHALRAQLLRLGGATPQSP
- a CDS encoding CapA family protein codes for the protein MTGCADGSPDRRPQPSRPSPVPSPSAPPRLPLVLAVHPTRAAGLSADPALLGHVRSGRQLTWQQLGGTGGVARVVRGPHAEDSGASAPSDTDAVLAVQRDPDTVAVVRADALGPGVAALPVDGRDPVTDPRGYPVTVDAEAGPGAVATTLWTGDIMLGRRVGIEIAASGDPALPFSRTARRLAAADLTVGNLECALSRAGPATQGGDSFAADPASLSGLREAGFDVLTLANNHLGDFGAEALRRTVSSARSAGFTTVGAGENLTAAREPAIVRVGAVRFGILAFNAIGETPAAGPTSAGAVRLRMPPRTGPLSASDLAALETSVRALRARADVVVVCPHWGEQYTHRPVAAQHTVARRLVDAGADAVIASHPHWVQGMELYKGALVAHSLGNFIFDMTFSREVQQGVVLELVFWGAKAMAARLLPVAIGTRHVPYFLEPAGSEAREILADVWRTSGEPYNAL